The Heyndrickxia acidicola sequence CTTCGACCCTCTGATTAAAAGTCAGATGCTCTACCGACTGAGCTAATGGCTCGTACAAATCCATCTGTAAGAATAAAGATTTGTTTCATAAAAAGAAAATGGCTGGGCTAGCTGGATTCGAACCAACGAATGACGGAGTCAAAGTCCGTTGCCTTACCGCTTGGCTATAGCCCAATGAATTTCTTTTAAAAAAGAAAAAATGGCGGTCCCGACGGGATTCGAACCCGCGATCTCCTGCGTGACAGGCAGGCGTGATAACCGCTACACTACGGGACCTTGCAATATATTTTTTTAAAAATGACCCGTACGGGATTCGAACCCGTGTTACCGCCGTGAAAGGGCGGTGTCTTAACCGCTTGACCAACGGGCCATAACTGATTGCTTGTCCATGTATAAAATAAGATTAAACATGGCGGAGAAGGAGGGATTTGAACCCTCGCGCCGCTTACGCGACCTACACCCTTAGCAGGGGCGCCTCTTCAGCCACTTGAGTACTTCCCCATGGCTCCGCAGGTAGGACTCGAACCTACGACCGATCGGTTAACAGCCGATAGCTCTACCACTGAGCTACTGCGGAATAATTATCTTATCGACTCTTAAAATTATAATAAGATACCTTCAAAGTGTCAAGCACTTTTATCAATTTATTTTATTATTATTTAAATATGTTTAAAACCCTTTATAAATAGCCTGTTTCAGGCTGTTTTCATTTCATTTCTTTTAACTTTCCTCTACATTTTCCGCACACAAAACGGATAATATTCACTTTTCTTTTTCTGTTATAGGAAGTATTGCAGACAGTACAGATATATTGATGAAGTAATTGAATTTTTTTCGTCTCACCTTCTAATGGGGAGCAATATCTTGGTGCACCAACCAATGACAATAATTGCTTAAAGTCCTGATCCCGATGCTGGTATCCTTGTCCTTCAAGGTGAAGATGATAATGGCACAGTTCGTGTTTTATAATACCAACAAGTTCTTCTTTTCCGTAAGCCTCGTAATACTTCCTGTTAATTTCTATATTGTGAGACCTTAAAAGGTACCTCCCGCCCGTCGTTCTAAGTCGGGAGTTAAATAATGCAAGATGTTTAAATGGGCGTTTGAAATAAGTTAAAGAAAGTTCTTCTACCAAAGTTTGTAACGAATGATTATCCAATTGTATAATCCTCCAATTTAAAAGAAGGTGAGAACGTGACAAACTATTATAGCATATATTAAGTATTAGCATATTTTGCATGAGCGATTTTTCCAGCTATCTCCTCATAATCCATAGCTATCGTCTAACTTGTTACTGGTTAGCCTCACAAAGGAAAAGGGGGGTGTCTCCGCTATGCCGACTTGGTTCCAAAACCAAATGCGCCGCGCTTTCTCGGAAAAAAACCGATATCAAATTAAATTATTAAATCAGTGCTGGTTTTTTTACACAACAAAACACTGCTCATAGTGAGCAGTGTTTTTCATTGCGGTATTTTCAACTAATTTATTTATTATGCAAAAGTTGATATGTTAGAAAAAAATCGACCTAGATTTCATTCTGAGGGAAGCATCGTCAAAGACAATCTCCCTTTTTGGACATCAACTTTTTCCACCCAAACTGTAACGATGTCACCAACAGAGACAACATCTAAAGGATGCTTGACAAATTTGTTACTAAGCTTGGAAATATGCACAAGCCCATCTTCTTTCACACCCACGTCTACAAACGCCCCAAAGTCTACAACATTTCTAACGGTACCTTGCATTTCAGTGCCGGCTTTCAGATCTTCCAATTTAAGAATGTCTTTCTTTAAGAGCGGCTTGGGCTGTTCATCCCGAGGATCTCTTCCTGGACGATTTAAAGCATCCAGAATATCTTTTAAGGTAGGTTCACCAATTCCAAGATCCTGGGCTGTTTCTTTGAGTGATAAGCTGCTGATAGCTGCCTTTAAAGATTCGCTTCCTAAATCAGTAACTGTACATCCCAGCTTTTTTAATAACTTCTTAACGACATTATAGCTTTCAGGATGAATCGGCGTTTTGTCCAGCGGATCCTCTCCATTATTAATTCTAAGAAACCCAATGCTTTGTTCATAGGTTTTTGCACCCAAACGCGGAATTCCCTTCAGGTTTCCTCTGTTTATGAATTTTCCATTCTCTTCACGATACTTAACAATATTATTGGCAACGGCTTTACTTAACCCTGAGACATATTGCAATAAAGCAGCCGAGGCGGTGTTGACATCCACTCCGACCTTGTTCACCGCTGTTTCTACAACAAAAGTTAAGGATTCATTCAGCTTTTTTTGAGATACATCATGCTGATATTGCCCTACACCCACGGATTTAGGATCAATTTTTACTAGCTCAGCCAATGGATCCTGTAACCTTCTCGCTATAGAAACCGCACTCCTTTCTTCAACCTGTAACTCAGGAAACTCTTCTCTGGCTATGTCCGAAGCAGAATACACACTTGCACCGGCTTCATTGACAATAATATAGGAGATTTCTCCCTGAAGCTCCTTAAGTATATCCACAACAAATTGTTCGGTCTCTTGTGAAGCTGTCCCATTGCCGATCGCAATCACTTCTATATTGAATTTTTGAAGAATGGAAGTAAACTTGTCTCTGGCTTCAGCTGGTTTTGCTTTTGGAGGATGAGGATAAATTACGTTAATATCCAAAACCTTTCCCGTCTCATTAACCACTGCAAGTTTACAGCCTGTACGATAGGCTGGATCAACTCCAAGGACCATTTTCCCTCTTAACGGCGGCTGCAAAAGGAGATTGCGGAGGTTTTCAGAAAAAATATGTATAGCTTGTTCCTCAGCCTTATCTGTTAGTTCATTTCTGATTTCCCGCTCAATGGATGGCTGAATCAGTCTTTTATAGGCATCTTCCAGGGCTTCTTTTATTGCAGCGCAAACATAGGATCGTTCATTTTTAACTGCCTGTTTAAATAAATAGTTCAGGATTTTATCCGTTTGCGGCTGTATGGATATCCTAAGAATCCCCTCTTTCTCACCTCTATTTAAGGCAAGGGTGCGATGGGGGACAAGCTTTCTTACAGGCTCCTCATATGCATAATACATTTCATAAACCTTCTTCTCGTCATCTGCATCATTTTTTAATGAGGAAACGATCATCCCTGTTTTGAATGTTTCATTCCGTATCCACCCTCGAAAATCAGCATTATCTGAAATGGCTTCTGCAATAATATCCTTTGCTCCCGCCAAAGCATCCTCTGCAGTATTTACTTCTTTTTCTTCGGATACGTACTTTTTCAGTTCTTCAGCCAGGATCCCGGATAAGGGAAATGTCATCATCCACTCAGCGAGAGGCTCAAGTCCTTTTTCTTTTGCAATCGTAGCTTTTGTACGGCGTTTTTGTTTATATGGCCTGTATATATCCTCTACCACTTGCAATCGGTCTGCTGCAGTAATGCTTTGCTGAAGTTCATTTGTCAATTTCCCTTGTTCTTCTATTAAACGAAGGACTTCTTCTTTACGCTGCTCTAAGTTTTGTATGTAATTCCAACGGTCAAGAATCGCTCTTATTTGAACTTCATCCAATGCACCTGTCATTTCTTTTCGGTACCTCGCTATAAAAGGGACGGTATTGCCGTCCTCAAGCAAAGTTATGACACTGTTGACTTGCTTTAAAGAAAAGTTTAGTTCCTTAGACAGCTTTTGCTTCAATTCACTTTGACGGTCTATCGTTTTCTCCATCCTATCACCCAATCTTAGCCTTTTTATTTTCTGTATCAACTACAGAAAAGATAATGTACTAATATTCTACCATTTCCTCTTATAAAAAGCGCAAGCCCCTTGCTCGTCGGCATAGAAATCCTCTAGCCGAGAGGTGCTGGATTTAAACAAAGACTACAGTGGGTAAATACTTTATTTAATTGAATCTGTGGATCTTGGCTGTTGATTCCTGCTGCAGGCACTCGCTTTCCGCGGGCGGTAGCGAAGCCTATTCTTCGCAAGCTTCTGCGGGGTATCCTTATACGTAATCTGTAAAAAATCGAGTAGAGGGAAAATAAACTGATTTATTTTCGCCCCTCTCACAACACCGTACGTACGGTTCGCGTATACGGCGTTTCAATTTATATTACAGTGTGTACTTTTAAGTAGCGTTCTAAGGCAGAGGGCACTCCCCTTTGCTTACTGTTGGTATTCCCAATTTGCGCATCTTTCCATTATCTTTTGGAATCTCCACTCTTAAGGCAGCTTGTGGTTGGTATTTTCTTGTTCTGATGCGCTGGCGAAGCTCATCCTTATTCTCTTTCAGATATTGCTTCAGTTCATCGACTGTTACTCCATCGACCCCGCTTACGCCTTTATTTTTATAGACACGTAAGTAAGCTTCATTCATATTTTGATTGCTTAGAATCTGCTCTAAAAGTTCCACACTCGTTTCTCCTTCCCTCTCCCGTAGTGAGTGATAGCTCCCTTTTGGTTATCCTTTGAGGTACGCTCATACTTTCACCATTAACACATTCTGAGTTCGTCACTCACGCATTCGTGGTGTTGAAACACTATAAATTGTTCAGCCCTTCATGATTTTTAAGTTCATTACTATGGCTTCTGCTGAGACTTCTTGCGATTAACCTTTTCCGACTGTACAAATACATCCGCAAGACCTCCTAGGGTAAGACAACTATCTTTCCTCTTTTACTCGTCTGATTTACTCAATAAAGTTACGCACATCTTTAGGACTTTGGCGTGTTCTGGAGCCTCGTCCCTTTATAGAGCCTTAGTATCAGATTTCTGTTCGTCGAGCCAAGATTTTATTCCACGCTTCCTCCAGCCCTTACCTCACGATAAGTACCTTGCGCTTCCTTAGTGGTTGGACGATGTGTTCCCCCACAGTGGACTTTCACCACCTAGATAGTTGCCATGCCTGGCACACAGAAAAAAGCCTGCAGTCTACTGCAAGCTTCCAATAATAAAGGTAGAATCATCTTCTCGTGATGGCTGCTGACTAATCATCTCTTCTGCAATAACTTCCAATGAACGGCAGCTTTTAAGTAGGGACTTCGAGCTTTTAACCTGAACTCCATCTGAATGGATTAAAAACTTAGAATTAGGCTCGAGAGGAAAACGTTGAGTTCGGAATACCTGAGGACGACCTGATAAATAGCCGGTAACAGGTAAAGGGTATGTCAGCTTACCACTAGGTGTATAAAGATAGAATCGGATATTTCCAACACAGCTATAAACAAACTCTTGTTTTTTGAAATCGGCTTTGAATATTGCTACAGCAGCACCGCGCTTTCGGACTAACACTTCATTGCAGTAGTTCATTAACGTGTCTACATCTTCATCTGGATGCTGTTTAACAACTTCTGCAACAGCATGAGATGCCTCATACGCAAACTCGCCACTGCCCAGTCCATCAGCTAATACACACAGGAAATAGTTTTCAGTAGCTGTAAAAAAATAACTGTCGCCGCAATATTGCTTGCCTTCTTTAGCTGTTTGAAAGGCATATACCTCTACATGCTCTTGTTGAAGATGTTTCATATCGAAGAACTCTCCGTATTCATCGAATCACCATGAATGGCTTCACGTAATTTTTTTATTGCCCGCCTTTGCAGACGGGATACGTGCATCTGGGAAATCCCTAGCTTTTCCCCTGCATCCTTTTGGCTTAAATTGTCTAAATAAGTGTATTGAATAATTTCGCGTTCACGGTCACTTAAGACATGAAGAACTTTATCCAATACAAGACGCTGGTTCACTTTTTCATATCCATCGTCTTCGTTGCCTACCATATCAAGTAAGGTTACCTTGCTGCCATCTGCGTCAGATTCAATTGAATGGTCAACAGATAAAGCTTGATAACTTTTCCCCATTTCAAGTGCTTCTAACACTTCTTCTTCCGTTACTTCCAATCTTGCTGCAATTTCGGCAATTTGAGGAGACCGCTGAAGTTCAGTTGTTAAATCTTCTACTGCAGATTTAATTTTTGGCCCCAACTCTTTTATCCTTCTCGGGACGTGGACACTCCATGTTTTATCCCTTAAGAAACGTTTAATTTCCCCAATTATAGTCGGTATAGCAAATGCTTCGAAGCTTTTCCCAAAGGATTCATCATATCTGCGGATGGCACCAAGCAATCCAATTATCCCCACCTGAAAAATATCCTCATGGTAGGACTTTCCTTTAGAATACTTTCTAGCAATTGAGTCGACTAAATTTTCATAGTGAAGAACAAGTTGGTTTTGCGCTTCTGCGTCTTCATTCAGTTGATAAGCCTTTATAAGAGCATTTATATCAATATGGTCAGGTTGAGACAGTCTTGGCATTTGTCTCCACCTGCTCCCCTTCAAGGAATTTAGTCATAAAGACTGTAACGCCTTCTTTATACTGGATTTTCACTTCATCCATAAGGCTTTCGATTAGATAAAGGCCTAATCCTCCTTCACGCATAAATTCAACTTGTTCACTGCCGTTATAT is a genomic window containing:
- a CDS encoding SprT family protein, translated to MDNHSLQTLVEELSLTYFKRPFKHLALFNSRLRTTGGRYLLRSHNIEINRKYYEAYGKEELVGIIKHELCHYHLHLEGQGYQHRDQDFKQLLSLVGAPRYCSPLEGETKKIQLLHQYICTVCNTSYNRKRKVNIIRFVCGKCRGKLKEMK
- a CDS encoding Tex family protein; translated protein: MEKTIDRQSELKQKLSKELNFSLKQVNSVITLLEDGNTVPFIARYRKEMTGALDEVQIRAILDRWNYIQNLEQRKEEVLRLIEEQGKLTNELQQSITAADRLQVVEDIYRPYKQKRRTKATIAKEKGLEPLAEWMMTFPLSGILAEELKKYVSEEKEVNTAEDALAGAKDIIAEAISDNADFRGWIRNETFKTGMIVSSLKNDADDEKKVYEMYYAYEEPVRKLVPHRTLALNRGEKEGILRISIQPQTDKILNYLFKQAVKNERSYVCAAIKEALEDAYKRLIQPSIEREIRNELTDKAEEQAIHIFSENLRNLLLQPPLRGKMVLGVDPAYRTGCKLAVVNETGKVLDINVIYPHPPKAKPAEARDKFTSILQKFNIEVIAIGNGTASQETEQFVVDILKELQGEISYIIVNEAGASVYSASDIAREEFPELQVEERSAVSIARRLQDPLAELVKIDPKSVGVGQYQHDVSQKKLNESLTFVVETAVNKVGVDVNTASAALLQYVSGLSKAVANNIVKYREENGKFINRGNLKGIPRLGAKTYEQSIGFLRINNGEDPLDKTPIHPESYNVVKKLLKKLGCTVTDLGSESLKAAISSLSLKETAQDLGIGEPTLKDILDALNRPGRDPRDEQPKPLLKKDILKLEDLKAGTEMQGTVRNVVDFGAFVDVGVKEDGLVHISKLSNKFVKHPLDVVSVGDIVTVWVEKVDVQKGRLSLTMLPSE
- a CDS encoding PP2C family serine/threonine-protein phosphatase: MKHLQQEHVEVYAFQTAKEGKQYCGDSYFFTATENYFLCVLADGLGSGEFAYEASHAVAEVVKQHPDEDVDTLMNYCNEVLVRKRGAAVAIFKADFKKQEFVYSCVGNIRFYLYTPSGKLTYPLPVTGYLSGRPQVFRTQRFPLEPNSKFLIHSDGVQVKSSKSLLKSCRSLEVIAEEMISQQPSREDDSTFIIGSLQ
- the sigB gene encoding RNA polymerase sigma factor SigB, coding for MPRLSQPDHIDINALIKAYQLNEDAEAQNQLVLHYENLVDSIARKYSKGKSYHEDIFQVGIIGLLGAIRRYDESFGKSFEAFAIPTIIGEIKRFLRDKTWSVHVPRRIKELGPKIKSAVEDLTTELQRSPQIAEIAARLEVTEEEVLEALEMGKSYQALSVDHSIESDADGSKVTLLDMVGNEDDGYEKVNQRLVLDKVLHVLSDREREIIQYTYLDNLSQKDAGEKLGISQMHVSRLQRRAIKKLREAIHGDSMNTESSSI
- the cmpA gene encoding cortex morphogenetic protein CmpA, with amino-acid sequence MPTWFQNQMRRAFSEKNRYQIKLLNQCWFFYTTKHCS